From the Methylomonas sp. MK1 genome, one window contains:
- a CDS encoding antibiotic biosynthesis monooxygenase, whose translation MPHVLIIHEVAAYPAWKQIFDQAAEIRKRAGEISYQLLRYDDDVNNIVHFSAWDSLDNARRFFESAELVEIRKQAGVKAPEFIYLQEIERGVL comes from the coding sequence ATGCCACACGTATTAATCATCCATGAGGTTGCCGCCTATCCGGCCTGGAAGCAGATTTTCGATCAGGCCGCAGAGATCAGAAAACGTGCCGGAGAAATCAGCTACCAACTGCTGCGCTATGATGACGATGTTAATAACATCGTCCACTTTTCTGCTTGGGACTCGCTGGACAATGCCCGGCGTTTTTTCGAGTCTGCGGAGTTGGTGGAAATCAGAAAACAGGCCGGCGTAAAAGCGCCGGAATTTATCTATTTGCAAGAGATCGAACGAGGTGTGCTGTAG
- a CDS encoding PDDEXK nuclease domain-containing protein, with protein MTALLIEIRPLIVEARSRVAVMVNTELTLLYWQIGSRINTEILQGQRAEYGKQIVATLARQLTDEYGKGWGERHLRDCLRFAEAFPDEQIVHTLCAELSWSHLRLLAGVDDALKREFYIEVGRQERWSVRQLQERMGSMLFERTAISKKPEQTIAQELNKLRQEGQVSAEMAFRDPYVLDFLGLADSYSEKDLESSILAELQRFIIELGNDFAFMARQKRITIDNRDYRIDLLFFHRRLKCLVAIDLTIGEFEAAFKGQMELYLRYLEKYEQMEGENSPIGLILCTGKNDEHVELMRLDQSNIRVAEYFTVLPPRETLQAKLHQSILIARQRLMNKEEE; from the coding sequence ATGACGGCTTTGCTTATCGAGATACGGCCGCTCATTGTTGAGGCGCGTAGCCGCGTGGCCGTGATGGTCAATACGGAATTAACTCTGCTTTATTGGCAAATCGGTTCCCGCATCAACACGGAAATTTTGCAAGGGCAGCGGGCGGAATATGGCAAGCAGATTGTCGCGACGTTGGCGCGGCAGTTAACCGACGAATACGGCAAAGGCTGGGGTGAGCGGCATTTGCGGGATTGTTTGCGATTCGCCGAGGCGTTTCCTGACGAACAAATTGTGCACACGCTGTGTGCCGAATTGAGCTGGTCGCATTTGCGGTTGCTGGCGGGTGTTGACGATGCGCTCAAACGAGAATTTTACATTGAGGTGGGACGTCAGGAACGCTGGAGTGTTCGCCAGTTGCAGGAGCGCATGGGGTCGATGCTATTTGAGCGTACCGCCATCTCCAAAAAGCCGGAACAAACCATTGCGCAAGAATTAAACAAGCTGCGACAAGAAGGTCAGGTGTCGGCGGAGATGGCATTTCGCGACCCTTATGTGCTGGATTTCCTAGGGCTTGCTGACAGTTACTCGGAAAAAGACTTGGAGTCATCCATTCTTGCCGAATTGCAACGTTTTATCATTGAGCTGGGGAATGACTTTGCCTTTATGGCGCGGCAAAAGCGCATCACGATCGACAATCGGGATTATCGTATCGACTTGTTATTTTTTCATCGGCGCCTGAAATGTCTGGTGGCGATTGATCTGACGATTGGCGAGTTCGAGGCGGCCTTCAAAGGCCAGATGGAATTGTACCTTCGCTATCTGGAAAAGTATGAGCAGATGGAAGGTGAGAATTCGCCTATCGGTTTGATCCTGTGTACGGGTAAAAACGATGAGCATGTCGAATTGATGCGTTTGGATCAAAGCAATATTCGGGTTGCGGAATATTTTACCGTGCTACCGCCACGCGAAACATTACAGGCCAAGTTGCACCAATCAATTTTGATTGCTCGCCAACGATTAATGAATAAGGAAGAAGAGTGA
- a CDS encoding type I restriction endonuclease subunit R: MTLNQNPEQLARDHIDKLLLQSGWVIQNKNQINFHIGEGQAVREYQTDTGPADYILFVGGKPVGVIEAKAEQHGHKLTSVEEQTAEYAAAKLKWVNNSEPLPFLYESTGVITRFTDARDPKPRSREVFSFHRPDTLQDWLEQGSSLRSRLQSFPTLDPTGLRACQEIAINNLEDSFKHNRPRALIQMATGSGKTYTAITAMYRLLKFTDAKRILFLVDTRNLGEQAEQEMMGYSPSDDNRKFTEIYSVQRLQSSHVPSNSHVCISTIQRLYSILKDEELDSSLEDLNPAEQLTKPKQPMPVVYSAKVPLEFFDFIFIDECHRSIYNLWQQVLDYFDAFLIGLTATPDNRTYGFFKKNVVSEYTHEKAVADGVNVGNETYVIETQITQTGGNIPAKLQIQKREKLTRKKRWEQQDQDEIYTSKELDNSVVNPDQIRTVIRAYQQNWPSMFPGRQEVPKTLIFAKTDSHADDIIQTVREEFAEGNAFCKKVTYKAEDDPKSTLSDFRNAYYPRIAVTVDMIATGTDVKPLECLLFMRDVRSRNYFEQMKGRGTRTLDLDGLKKVTPSAVSAKTHYVIVDAVGVTSSLKTASQPLITKPTVPLKDLAMGVMMGANDTDTISSLAARLARLNQQLNPAEQQKIQKLANGVSLTQLINSLFNAIDADTVSQTACQLAGLPADAEPSEQHYQQAQAQLVKDAAKALNGELINLLDSIRRDKEQTIDHLNLDELKFAGWSADAQANAQHLAQEFADTLASYKDQIEALSIFFDQPQRRRDITYAMLQQVLEILKTDKPKLAPLHVWQAYSQLDNYQGKQPISELTALIGLIRRVCGIDSQLADYDSSVRRNFQTWIMRHHAGNPDKFTEEQMAWLQMIRDHIANSYHIERDDLELAPFDGQGGLGKMYQLFGTEMDTVLDELNEALAA, encoded by the coding sequence ATGACCCTCAACCAAAATCCCGAACAACTCGCCCGCGACCACATAGACAAGCTGTTGTTGCAATCGGGTTGGGTCATCCAGAACAAAAACCAGATTAACTTTCACATCGGCGAAGGTCAGGCCGTCCGCGAATACCAAACCGACACCGGCCCCGCCGATTACATCCTGTTTGTCGGTGGCAAACCGGTTGGCGTGATTGAAGCCAAAGCCGAACAGCACGGCCACAAACTCACCAGCGTAGAAGAACAGACTGCCGAATACGCCGCCGCCAAACTGAAATGGGTCAATAACAGCGAGCCGTTGCCGTTTCTCTATGAAAGCACCGGCGTCATAACCCGCTTTACCGATGCGCGTGACCCCAAGCCGCGCTCGCGCGAAGTATTCAGTTTTCACCGTCCGGACACCTTGCAAGACTGGCTGGAACAAGGCAGCTCATTGCGCAGCCGCTTGCAAAGCTTTCCCACGCTCGACCCCACCGGCTTGCGCGCTTGCCAGGAAATCGCCATCAACAACCTGGAAGACTCGTTCAAGCACAATCGCCCGCGCGCCCTGATCCAAATGGCCACCGGCTCCGGTAAGACCTACACGGCAATTACCGCCATGTATCGCTTGCTGAAATTTACCGATGCCAAACGTATCCTGTTTTTGGTCGATACCCGCAACCTGGGCGAACAGGCAGAGCAGGAAATGATGGGTTACTCGCCCAGCGACGATAACCGCAAATTCACCGAAATTTACAGTGTGCAGCGTCTGCAATCCTCGCATGTGCCCAGTAACAGCCACGTCTGCATCAGCACCATTCAGCGCCTGTATTCCATTCTCAAGGACGAAGAACTGGACAGTAGCCTGGAAGACCTCAACCCCGCCGAGCAACTGACCAAGCCCAAGCAACCCATGCCGGTGGTCTACAGCGCCAAAGTGCCGCTGGAGTTTTTCGACTTTATCTTTATCGACGAATGCCACCGCTCGATTTACAACCTGTGGCAACAGGTGCTGGATTATTTCGACGCCTTTCTGATCGGCCTCACCGCTACCCCGGATAACCGCACTTACGGCTTTTTCAAGAAAAACGTGGTCAGCGAATACACCCACGAAAAAGCCGTGGCCGATGGCGTTAACGTCGGTAACGAAACCTATGTGATCGAAACTCAAATCACTCAAACCGGCGGCAACATTCCCGCCAAACTGCAAATTCAAAAACGCGAAAAACTCACCCGCAAAAAGCGCTGGGAGCAGCAAGACCAGGATGAAATCTATACCAGCAAAGAGCTGGATAACAGCGTAGTCAACCCTGACCAAATCCGCACCGTGATTCGTGCCTATCAGCAGAACTGGCCCAGCATGTTTCCCGGTCGGCAGGAAGTGCCCAAAACCCTGATTTTCGCCAAAACCGACAGCCACGCCGACGACATCATTCAAACCGTGCGTGAAGAGTTTGCCGAAGGCAACGCCTTTTGCAAGAAAGTCACCTACAAAGCTGAAGATGACCCTAAATCCACGCTGTCCGATTTCCGCAACGCTTATTACCCGCGCATCGCTGTCACGGTGGATATGATTGCTACCGGCACCGACGTTAAACCGCTGGAATGCCTGCTGTTCATGCGCGACGTGCGCAGCCGCAACTACTTCGAGCAAATGAAAGGCCGTGGCACCCGCACCCTGGACTTGGACGGCCTGAAAAAAGTCACCCCGTCCGCCGTCAGCGCCAAAACCCATTACGTGATTGTCGATGCCGTCGGCGTTACCAGCTCGCTAAAAACCGCCAGCCAACCCTTGATCACCAAACCGACCGTGCCGCTAAAAGATTTAGCCATGGGCGTGATGATGGGCGCCAATGATACCGACACCATCAGCTCTTTGGCCGCGCGGCTGGCGCGCTTAAATCAGCAACTCAATCCGGCGGAACAGCAAAAAATCCAAAAACTCGCCAATGGCGTTTCCTTAACGCAGCTCATCAACAGCCTGTTCAACGCCATCGACGCCGATACCGTCAGCCAAACCGCCTGCCAACTGGCCGGACTACCTGCCGACGCCGAACCCAGCGAACAACACTACCAGCAAGCCCAGGCGCAACTGGTCAAAGACGCTGCCAAAGCCTTGAACGGCGAGTTGATTAACCTGCTGGATAGCATCCGCCGCGACAAGGAACAAACCATCGACCACCTTAACCTGGATGAACTCAAATTTGCCGGCTGGTCCGCCGATGCCCAAGCCAATGCCCAACATCTGGCACAGGAATTCGCCGACACGCTGGCCAGCTACAAAGACCAGATCGAAGCGCTGAGTATATTCTTCGACCAGCCGCAGCGCCGCCGCGACATCACATACGCCATGTTGCAACAGGTGCTGGAAATCCTGAAAACCGATAAACCCAAACTGGCCCCGCTGCACGTCTGGCAAGCCTACAGCCAATTGGACAACTATCAGGGCAAACAACCCATAAGCGAACTAACCGCCCTTATAGGCTTGATTCGCCGCGTCTGCGGCATTGACAGCCAACTTGCCGATTACGACAGCAGCGTGCGCCGCAACTTCCAAACCTGGATCATGCGCCACCATGCCGGCAACCCGGACAAATTCACTGAAGAGCAAATGGCCTGGCTGCAAATGATCCGCGACCACATCGCCAACTCCTACCACATCGAACGCGACGACCTGGAACTGGCACCGTTCGACGGCCAAGGCGGCTTAGGCAAGATGTATCAGTTGTTTGGGACGGAGATGGATACGGTGTTGGATGAATTGAATGAGGCGCTGGCTGCTTAG
- a CDS encoding cupin domain-containing protein: MNDKHTPISLSASDVTPRTTSLYPEPFASRMAGREKRRLGEVFGLANFGVNLTTLAPGASSALRHAHSLQDEFIYILQGHPTLVTDEGETLLAPGMCAGFKAGTGNAHQLLNRSNVDVQYLEIGDRTAGDAVIYPDDDLQALLVDGNWRFTHKDGEPY; the protein is encoded by the coding sequence ATGAACGATAAACATACTCCAATCTCTCTGTCGGCCTCAGACGTGACGCCACGGACCACATCACTCTATCCGGAACCGTTTGCCTCGCGCATGGCGGGGCGAGAAAAGCGCCGCCTCGGCGAGGTATTTGGCCTGGCAAATTTTGGTGTCAATCTAACCACGCTGGCGCCCGGTGCCAGTTCGGCTTTACGCCATGCGCATTCGCTGCAAGACGAGTTTATTTACATACTGCAAGGTCACCCGACACTGGTCACAGATGAAGGCGAAACCCTGCTTGCGCCGGGTATGTGTGCCGGATTTAAAGCCGGCACCGGTAACGCCCATCAGTTGCTGAACCGTTCGAACGTAGACGTGCAGTACCTGGAAATCGGCGACAGGACCGCTGGGGATGCGGTCATTTACCCGGACGATGACTTGCAAGCGCTGCTGGTTGACGGCAATTGGCGATTCACCCACAAAGACGGCGAGCCATACTAA
- a CDS encoding glutathione S-transferase family protein, producing MNDLVFYTNPQSRGRIAHWMLEELGEPYETVWLEFGAAMKNADYLAVNPLGKVPALKHGAALVTETAAICAYLADRFPEKNLLPAINHPARADYFRWLFFAAGPLEQALTARALGWQVPEGKNGFVGFGSYEAAIDAVEKALLPGPYICGEQFTAADVYVGSQLGWGMMFGTIDKRPLFEDYVARIYARPAALQAIRLNEAYLQQRQA from the coding sequence ATGAATGATCTGGTGTTTTATACCAATCCGCAGTCGCGTGGCCGTATCGCCCACTGGATGCTGGAAGAACTGGGCGAGCCTTACGAAACAGTCTGGCTGGAGTTCGGCGCCGCGATGAAAAACGCCGACTATCTGGCTGTTAACCCGCTGGGTAAAGTGCCAGCGCTGAAACACGGCGCTGCGCTCGTCACGGAAACCGCCGCCATTTGCGCGTATTTGGCTGATCGTTTTCCGGAGAAAAATCTGCTGCCGGCCATCAACCATCCCGCGCGCGCCGATTATTTTCGGTGGCTGTTTTTCGCGGCCGGTCCGCTGGAGCAGGCTCTTACCGCCAGAGCGCTGGGTTGGCAAGTGCCTGAGGGTAAGAATGGCTTTGTCGGCTTTGGCAGTTACGAGGCAGCAATCGATGCTGTCGAAAAGGCGCTGTTGCCCGGACCGTATATTTGCGGCGAGCAATTTACTGCGGCGGATGTGTATGTCGGCTCGCAGCTGGGTTGGGGCATGATGTTTGGCACCATCGACAAGCGCCCGTTGTTCGAAGATTATGTGGCGCGGATCTATGCGCGTCCGGCGGCCTTGCAAGCCATCCGCCTTAACGAAGCGTATTTGCAACAGCGCCAAGCCTGA
- a CDS encoding TIGR04283 family arsenosugar biosynthesis glycosyltransferase: MKPQISIIIPVINEAAQLADKWQALQALRVRCELLLVDGGSVDASRSIAEPLVDQVLQSPRGRARQMNLGARHAQAEVLLFLHADTNLPERAVELIMSAVEQGAAWGRFDVQFDSPQAIFKLIACLMNARSRLTGIATGDQAIFITRQAFQAVGGFPEIALMEDIAISAALKKIGKPCCLSAKVITSSRRWQHHGILRTILLMWCLRLRYFFGAHPDQLAARYYRR; encoded by the coding sequence ATGAAACCGCAAATCAGCATCATCATACCGGTGATAAACGAGGCGGCGCAGCTTGCCGACAAGTGGCAAGCCCTGCAGGCGTTGCGAGTGCGCTGTGAATTGCTGTTGGTCGATGGCGGCAGTGTTGATGCAAGTCGATCTATTGCAGAGCCTTTGGTCGATCAGGTTTTGCAAAGCCCGCGCGGCAGGGCCAGGCAAATGAATTTGGGTGCGCGACATGCGCAAGCGGAGGTGTTGTTGTTTCTGCACGCCGACACCAACCTGCCGGAACGGGCTGTAGAGCTGATTATGTCGGCGGTGGAGCAGGGTGCTGCTTGGGGCCGTTTTGATGTGCAATTCGACAGCCCGCAAGCCATTTTTAAGTTAATCGCCTGCCTGATGAACGCGCGCTCCCGGTTGACCGGTATCGCTACCGGCGATCAAGCCATCTTCATCACCCGCCAGGCTTTTCAGGCCGTGGGCGGTTTTCCGGAGATTGCCTTGATGGAAGATATTGCCATCAGCGCAGCACTAAAAAAAATCGGCAAACCTTGCTGCCTAAGCGCAAAGGTGATTACTTCCTCGCGGCGTTGGCAACATCACGGTATCCTCAGAACGATTTTATTGATGTGGTGCTTGCGGCTGCGGTATTTTTTCGGTGCCCATCCGGATCAGTTGGCGGCGCGATATTATCGGAGGTAG
- a CDS encoding class I SAM-dependent DNA methyltransferase, whose amino-acid sequence MNAESIVSKVWSFCTTLRDDGVGYGDYLEQLTYLIFLKMADEYSRPPHNRDVGIPAEYNWKSLKTKKGAALEGHYVMLLRELGNKSGMLGQIFTKAQNKIQDPAKLSRLIDMVNDTDWVVMGADTKGTIYEGLLEKNAEDTKSGAGQYFTPRALIKAMVECVRPEPGKSIADPACGTGGFFLAAYDFLKAHYPLDKKQLAFLKHETFYGNEIVANTRRMCLMNMFLHNIGEIDGNSAISSNDALVSPPTETVDYVLANPPFGKKSSMTFTNEDGEQERDDLTYNRQDFWATTSNKQLNFVQHIRSLLKIAGRAAVVVPDNVLFEGGAGEIVRKKLMQNTDLHTILRLPTGIFYANGVKANVLFFDNREASPNPWTKEIWYYDYRTNIHHTLKKKPLRFEDLQDFIACYNPANRHQRHETWHEQNNPEGRWRKFSYEQILALSG is encoded by the coding sequence GTGAACGCCGAATCCATCGTTTCCAAAGTCTGGAGTTTTTGTACCACCCTGCGCGATGACGGCGTGGGTTATGGCGATTATCTGGAGCAACTGACCTATCTGATCTTTTTGAAAATGGCTGACGAATACAGCCGGCCACCGCATAACCGCGATGTCGGCATTCCGGCCGAATACAACTGGAAAAGTCTTAAGACTAAGAAAGGCGCGGCGCTGGAAGGCCATTATGTGATGCTGTTGCGCGAGTTGGGCAATAAGTCCGGCATGTTGGGACAAATCTTCACCAAGGCGCAAAACAAGATTCAGGACCCGGCCAAATTGTCGCGTTTGATCGATATGGTCAACGACACCGATTGGGTGGTGATGGGCGCGGATACCAAAGGCACTATTTACGAAGGTTTGCTGGAGAAAAACGCCGAGGATACCAAGTCCGGCGCCGGGCAATACTTTACGCCACGGGCGCTAATCAAGGCGATGGTGGAATGTGTGCGACCGGAACCCGGTAAGTCGATTGCCGACCCGGCTTGCGGTACCGGTGGTTTCTTTTTGGCGGCGTACGATTTTTTAAAGGCCCATTACCCGCTGGATAAAAAGCAGTTGGCGTTTTTAAAGCACGAAACCTTTTACGGTAACGAAATCGTCGCCAATACCCGTCGCATGTGCTTGATGAATATGTTTTTGCATAACATCGGCGAGATTGACGGCAATAGCGCCATTTCATCGAACGATGCCTTGGTATCGCCACCCACTGAAACCGTCGATTATGTGCTGGCCAATCCGCCGTTCGGCAAGAAAAGCAGCATGACGTTTACCAATGAAGATGGCGAGCAGGAAAGGGACGATCTGACCTATAACCGTCAGGATTTTTGGGCGACGACTTCGAACAAGCAGCTGAATTTTGTGCAGCATATCCGCAGCTTGTTAAAAATCGCCGGTCGAGCCGCCGTGGTGGTGCCGGATAATGTGTTGTTTGAGGGCGGTGCCGGTGAAATCGTGCGCAAAAAGCTGATGCAGAATACCGATCTGCACACCATCTTGCGGTTGCCGACCGGGATTTTTTACGCCAATGGCGTGAAGGCGAATGTACTGTTTTTCGATAACCGCGAAGCCAGCCCCAATCCGTGGACCAAGGAAATCTGGTATTACGATTACCGTACCAACATTCATCACACCCTGAAAAAGAAACCGCTACGGTTTGAGGATTTGCAGGACTTTATCGCCTGTTACAACCCGGCTAACCGCCATCAACGCCACGAAACCTGGCACGAACAAAACAACCCGGAAGGCCGCTGGCGCAAGTTCAGCTATGAGCAAATCCTGGCGCTTTCTGGCTGA
- a CDS encoding sterol desaturase family protein — protein sequence MEAMVRLGVFLGIFLVMAAWEWSRPKRQLSLERRRRWPVNLGLAILNVGVMRLSIGAAAWLAANWAAEQQIGLFNLLLVPRWLSIALSLMLLDLAIYAQHIAAHRWRWFWRLHQVHHSDMDFDTTTAVRFHPLEIMLSMLYKVALVVLLGADPFAVIAFEVILNGCALFNHGNVGLPPLVERGLRYLIVTPDMHRIHHSAFQAETDSNYGISLSCWDRLFKTYCPQAREAQTAMMIGLSEFRDSAQLGFVGLLALPFRRLNNR from the coding sequence ATGGAAGCAATGGTGCGCTTGGGCGTGTTTCTGGGGATTTTTTTGGTCATGGCGGCTTGGGAGTGGTCTCGGCCCAAGCGCCAATTAAGTTTGGAACGGCGCCGACGCTGGCCGGTCAATCTGGGCTTGGCGATTTTGAATGTTGGGGTGATGCGGCTGAGTATCGGCGCCGCGGCTTGGCTGGCGGCCAATTGGGCTGCCGAACAACAAATCGGCTTATTCAATCTGCTGCTGGTGCCGCGTTGGTTGTCGATAGCGCTGAGTCTGATGCTGCTGGATCTGGCAATTTACGCCCAACATATCGCCGCTCATCGTTGGCGCTGGTTCTGGCGCTTGCATCAAGTGCATCACAGCGATATGGATTTCGACACCACGACAGCGGTGCGCTTTCATCCCTTGGAGATCATGCTGTCGATGCTTTATAAGGTCGCGCTGGTGGTGTTACTTGGAGCAGATCCGTTCGCGGTGATCGCTTTTGAAGTGATATTGAACGGTTGCGCGTTATTTAATCACGGTAATGTGGGCCTGCCGCCCTTGGTCGAGCGCGGGTTGCGCTATTTGATAGTGACTCCCGACATGCACCGTATTCATCACTCTGCCTTTCAAGCTGAGACCGACAGCAATTACGGCATCTCGCTGTCGTGTTGGGATAGATTGTTCAAAACCTATTGTCCACAAGCGCGCGAAGCACAAACTGCAATGATGATAGGTTTGTCCGAGTTTCGCGATAGTGCCCAGTTGGGCTTTGTCGGCCTGTTGGCGCTGCCGTTTCGGCGTCTAAATAATAGATAA
- a CDS encoding restriction endonuclease subunit S — MTKLQMPSSWEAIALNDLAVLTIGGDWGKDADFDDPEFVSVLCIRGSEFRNWDSDKGSSASLRKVKKSSLEGRILVKGDILVEISGGGPEQPVGRTVLIDNSVLSFSKETPKICTNFLRLLRTTGNIDSNFLNQYLLFFYRTGKIRDYQGGSNNLRNLRFNDYLEIKIPLPPIYEQHRIVAKIEALFSELDKGIESFKTAREQLKIYRQALLKHAFSGKLTEQWRAENTGNLESAEALLQRIQTERQQRYQQQLKDWEQSKSPPAPLLQRGESGPSTGKENVTAATTPFITTDAVIPPFEKGGLGGISKPKPPKTPPPLTAEELAELPELPEGWVWVQLEALVSGIDQGWSPKCENFPASFEEWGVIKTTAVQHGKFLEEENKSLPTDLKPREQHELKEGDILITRAGPRVRVGVCCLVRKVRNNLMNCDKVYRIRSLEAVCSPDYLEAALNSPRILDDIEKIKSGINDSGVNLNQGAFLRLAIPYCSLTEQEFVLNELDRKLSITAQMDQNIESALQQAEALRQSILKKAFSGQLVPQEPNDEPASVLLERIRAEQTALSAQPKVAKNKRSKP; from the coding sequence TTGACAAAATTACAAATGCCAAGTTCTTGGGAAGCTATAGCGCTGAACGACTTGGCTGTATTAACAATTGGTGGTGATTGGGGGAAAGACGCTGACTTCGACGACCCAGAGTTTGTCAGTGTTCTTTGTATAAGAGGGTCTGAATTTCGAAATTGGGATTCAGACAAAGGTTCCTCCGCGTCGCTTAGAAAGGTCAAAAAATCGAGTTTAGAAGGCCGCATTCTTGTTAAAGGCGATATTCTTGTAGAAATATCAGGTGGCGGACCTGAACAACCTGTCGGTAGGACGGTTTTAATCGATAATTCCGTATTATCTTTCTCAAAAGAGACGCCTAAGATATGCACCAATTTTTTGAGATTATTAAGAACAACAGGAAATATTGATTCAAATTTTCTTAATCAATATCTGTTGTTTTTTTACCGAACCGGGAAAATCAGAGATTATCAAGGTGGAAGTAATAATCTACGCAATCTAAGGTTTAACGACTATCTTGAAATTAAAATTCCATTGCCGCCAATTTATGAACAACACCGCATCGTCGCTAAAATCGAAGCCTTGTTTTCCGAGCTGGACAAAGGCATCGAAAGCTTTAAAACCGCCCGCGAGCAATTGAAAATCTACCGGCAAGCGCTGTTGAAACATGCCTTTTCCGGCAAGCTCACCGAGCAATGGCGGGCGGAAAATACGGGTAATTTGGAAAGCGCCGAAGCCTTGCTGCAACGCATCCAAACCGAACGCCAGCAGCGCTATCAGCAGCAGCTTAAAGATTGGGAGCAATCAAAATCCCCCCCAGCCCCCCTTTTACAAAGGGGGGAGTCTGGCCCCAGCACGGGAAAGGAAAACGTCACCGCAGCCACCACCCCCTTCATCACAACCGATGCCGTTATCCCCCCCTTTGAAAAAGGGGGGTTAGGGGGGATTTCCAAACCCAAGCCCCCAAAAACCCCGCCGCCGCTGACCGCTGAGGAATTGGCCGAGTTGCCGGAATTGCCGGAAGGATGGGTCTGGGTTCAATTAGAAGCCCTTGTAAGTGGCATAGATCAAGGCTGGAGTCCAAAATGCGAGAACTTTCCGGCCTCATTTGAAGAATGGGGAGTTATAAAAACTACTGCTGTTCAACATGGCAAATTTCTAGAAGAAGAAAACAAATCTCTACCAACCGACTTAAAACCAAGAGAACAGCATGAATTGAAAGAGGGCGATATTCTTATAACAAGGGCTGGGCCTCGAGTTAGGGTTGGAGTTTGCTGCCTGGTGAGAAAAGTTAGAAATAATTTAATGAATTGCGACAAGGTTTATCGCATTAGAAGTCTTGAAGCGGTCTGTAGTCCCGATTACTTAGAAGCAGCTCTAAACTCGCCGAGGATTTTGGATGACATAGAAAAAATTAAATCTGGCATTAATGATAGCGGTGTAAATTTAAATCAAGGTGCATTTCTCCGCCTGGCCATCCCATATTGCTCACTTACAGAACAAGAGTTTGTGTTAAACGAACTTGATCGAAAATTATCTATTACCGCTCAAATGGATCAGAACATTGAAAGCGCCTTGCAACAAGCCGAAGCCCTACGCCAGTCCATCCTGAAAAAAGCCTTCTCCGGCCAGTTAGTCCCGCAAGAGCCCAACGACGAACCGGCCAGCGTGTTGCTGGAACGGATCAGGGCCGAGCAGACCGCGCTATCGGCGCAGCCTAAAGTGGCCAAAAACAAACGGAGCAAGCCATGA
- the murI gene encoding glutamate racemase, producing MTALHTDAPIGVFDSGVGGLSVLRAIRAELPREDLLYVADSGYAPYGDRDADFIADRATTITELLLDAGVKAIVVACNTATVVAIEKLRAWCPVPVVAMEPAIKPAAQTTQSGVVGVLATSRTLASPSVARLCAAYGKDIEILLQPCPGLVEQVEKAQLHSEATRELLVGYLSPLLRAGADTIVLGCTHYPFLVTLISEIVGPDVAIIDPATAVAKELARRLQSKLMPVSGERLAEVSFYSSTAAEEASLIISALWGSRVLVQEASQLGHRGQSPGLISTGF from the coding sequence ATGACAGCGTTGCACACTGATGCCCCTATTGGCGTATTCGATTCCGGTGTCGGCGGCCTATCCGTGCTGCGGGCAATCCGCGCGGAACTGCCCAGGGAAGACTTGCTCTACGTGGCGGACTCCGGCTATGCGCCCTACGGCGACCGGGATGCGGATTTTATTGCGGATAGAGCGACAACGATTACCGAACTGCTGCTCGATGCCGGCGTGAAGGCTATTGTGGTGGCGTGCAACACCGCCACGGTGGTCGCAATCGAAAAGCTACGTGCTTGGTGTCCGGTGCCGGTGGTGGCGATGGAGCCCGCCATCAAACCGGCCGCGCAAACCACACAATCCGGGGTGGTCGGTGTGCTGGCCACCAGTCGCACACTAGCCAGCCCTAGCGTAGCCCGGCTGTGTGCGGCCTACGGTAAAGACATCGAAATATTGTTACAGCCTTGCCCCGGTCTGGTCGAACAAGTTGAAAAGGCACAATTACACAGTGAGGCCACGCGGGAGCTTTTGGTCGGTTACCTGTCGCCGCTGTTGCGGGCTGGCGCGGATACCATCGTGCTGGGTTGCACGCATTACCCGTTTCTGGTAACGCTGATTAGTGAAATCGTTGGGCCGGATGTGGCGATAATAGACCCGGCCACCGCCGTGGCAAAAGAGCTGGCGCGGCGTCTGCAAAGCAAGCTTATGCCTGTTTCCGGTGAGAGATTGGCGGAAGTCAGCTTTTATTCAAGCACCGCCGCCGAAGAGGCAAGCCTGATCATATCGGCGTTATGGGGTAGCCGTGTGCTTGTTCAGGAGGCCAGTCAGCTCGGCCATCGCGGTCAGAGTCCTGGGCTAATATCCACCGGATTTTAA